One Desmodus rotundus isolate HL8 chromosome 10, HLdesRot8A.1, whole genome shotgun sequence genomic window, TCTCACGGGGCTTCCACATCCGTCGGGCTTCCCATCGTTTTCTCCTCCCACGCGTGTTCGGTGTTCGCACCTTTCCTACAGAAACAAAACCACTCGACATCGCCGCAGACTTGCCACCAACCTTCGTCCTCATGCTGTGGCCTCTGAGCGCCTCCAgccctgggggcctggggtgcATGCCTGGCTGTGGGGTCCCGGGGGCCTGCAGGCTGGCCGGCGCCCCTCACCGGCGCCTGGAGGTGATGTCAAAGCAGGTGATCATCATCAGGTGGGCCTTGCAGAAGTTGACGCGGCTTTCTAGGCGCTCCGTCACGCACTCGAGCGCTTCCAGGTACTCCAGGGAATCCAGCTCCCAAACTTGCTCCAGGTCAACTGCAAAGACAGAGAAGCTGATGGGACAGGTGGCCTGCACCTGCCCCTCAGCTGGAAGGTCTGGAGCAGCCCCGTGGCCCCTCTTGCCTGGCATTCCGCCTCTCTCTCTCGGGTTCAGAATGGAACTCTGTTTACTGTTTGTGATTATACTGGGGGCCCTTCATTCCAAGTAGAGTTTTAGATCTGTAACATCTCACCGAGACTGTACCGGGGATGAGGTGAAATGcaagctctccccacctcccccgaTCTCTGTCATGCGCCGCGAGCCTCTCTCAGCGCAGTCAGTGAGCTATAAAATCAGTACATCTTCCAGCCGAGGTGGGGAGAATCTCGTCCTTTCCGGGCCTCACCTGAGCCTGTTACGCTTCTGCTCGCACAGGTGAAGTCTGCTCCCCTCGTGGGCCCCGTGCCTGCTCGGCAGCTGCCTCGACGAGCAGACAGAGAAACTGTCTGTCTCTTGGCACTTTCTAGTTTACTTTCCATACTCACTGGTCACTTAGAAACTGTGATGATGATATTAATAACTAATAACTTCAATAATCAGTTAATGCCTCATCACTATATTAATAACTAAGATTCATTGCACTTAGCAGATAAGCTGAGACTTAGGACCCAGCTGCTGTTCTGAATACTCAGGACCCCTGGCACCGGGACCCCTTCGTTGTCCAGCGGTCACTGGGCAGAGGGCCCAGGGCTACTCAGGGACCCAGCATGGTGGGGACGGTGTGGAGAAATGAGGCGGGACACTCACACGCGACCCCCAGGCGGGCTACCCCACCTCAGTGCAGTGGCCGAGATCACAACCGTGACCTGAGCCCTGTCACGTGCTGCAGagacatcaaggatggtcctccgGGCTGGCCTTGTGCAGGTGAGCTAACAgatggagtggggagaggtgacCTGCCAAGGGTGACGCAGTCGGTGAGGACAAGCACTGGGAATGAGACCTAGGGCCCCTGGACACCAGCCTGATACttacaaaccaaccaaccaggcGCCACACCAGACTACACCGGGGCACGCGACTGGACCGCCTCGAAAGGGGCGtcaggatttaaaaagaaaacgaATGACAACACACATTTCCCTGACAGAGCCTTGCCTGCGACCCCCGCAGGGAGCGGTCAGCACGCAGCCTCGGGTGCTGGTTTTGGCCGGTCTCGTTTTCAGCTGGTCGTAAAGACCCACGCTGTATCCCTCCCCTCCACGCCAGAGAGCTCGCCCATTCCTGACGGGAGCGAAGGCAGGACGGCAGCCACCGTCCCTGGAAGCAGCTGCGCTGCGCACTGACATGTAAGTTCACGCACATCCTGGGCGAAAGTGTCGCCTTGTCACACGAAGATGGCTCTCAGCCTGCCTCAGACACACGTGGCTCCCCAAAACCTCAGTTTTAACAGGAACAGTAAAACTGAAGAGCCACCGCCCTGGTGGTCGCCCCCGGGGCCTACAAGGGCCTAGGGTTCCCGACAGAGGGGAAGGGCTCCCTGTGTGTGCCACGCTCAGGCCCCGGCTCGCGTGCCCACCCGCGTCCGGGCCTCGGGTGGACACACTCTGCATAGCACACCACGTCTTCGCCCAGGTTTCTAACAGCGGGGCTAACCCAGGGCCTCACCCAGGGCCTCGTGCAAGCCGCACCTGAGGCGTGTCTGCTGTCGAGGGCACCTGTTTAGTTGCAGTCAGagataatagtagtaataattaGTTTGGTCTTTCTCCACAGGCCCAGCAGTGTAGTAAGCACTTGGCTGACACTGGCTGATGGGCCCCTCACAGCCCATGAAGCAGGGGCCATTCGCGTCTCCCATTTTTtcaggaaaccaaggctcagagaggtcacgcATCTTACCCACGGCCCtattaaatgaaaacaacactgtgaatgtCACTCTTTTTCGCTCAGAGATGTTGCTCTTGCTTTCTGGATGCTTCGTGAGGCTCTTCTAGCATTGCGCCTTTGACCCTATTAAGAGCTCCATAAATTCCTGTCTGTCTCGGGCCTAAATAGGAGGTGTGACCTTGTAGCCTGGGAGCAGGTTTGCAGTCAGCCTTCATGCCTGGCTGGTCTTCCACCataggtgggggcggggggggggggggtggatctCATTTGCAGGGGATTTGGGCTGAGACACGTGAGCAGTAATCTTGCAAGAGTAACACTCACCGCCCCTGCCCGTCCCACTCGCCCCCCAGAAACTGCCTCCCCCCTGACGGGCATCGGAGGCCCTTGGACTCAGACACAAGACGGCCTGCGTGCGTCTCGCCCTGCCTGGCGTGCCAGGCTGCGCAGCCGGCAGCCCCAGGAGTCACAGCAATGGAACCGAGCCACGGGCCTTACATTCGCTGAGCCATTTGTTGGGGTCCAGCATCAGGTACTGCTTGGTCGTCTCCAGCTCCTTCATCAGCCACTCGTACTTGGCGCGGACCTCGGCGATCCTCTGCTGCCGGTGCTCCAGGATCTTCAGCTTCGCGTTGAAGCACATGACCTCCTGGCAGGGGGCGAGGTGGGTtggtggagagaaggagaagagagcctTCAGCTCAGGTGCAGCCCACGCGCCCTCTTCTAGAAAGCACTGCTTAAGCAGAGTCCTTGGAAAAGGAGCTGGTCACTGGGGAACCTGGGAGGCACCTGGGCAACCACAGCTGGCTCTCAGCCTCAACAGAGTCAGCTCAGACAAGCCAACCCAGTGTAGGACTGTCACAGGCATTTCTGAAATTCAGCAGGAGCCAGAAAAGCCCCTATCACCACCAGGTTCCCTAGCCTTGGAGCCTTGAAGATGTGTAGACAGGGAAACATGGAGTTCTCCAGATCCTGGGCAGAAGTCCTGTGCTGGGCCAGGGCTATGACCTCCCACCCACCTCAGAAGCCTGCTGGGGGGTCGCCCTGGGCCTGAGCACCCCCTTCAGAGCCCAGTCCCCGCCCTGGGGATGTGCTGGGGGACTGCCactctgtggggagggggtggctcaCCTTGCTGCTGCCCCCTCGTCGCCGCTGCAGCCGCTCGACGTCGTCGATTTCATAGACTTTAATCTCAAAAGGTTCCCCGAGGCCCCTCTGGGTGCTGCGCAAGGGGCCATCCACCCAGCGGACGCTGGCACTGCCTGTGGGCTTCCTCACGGGGGAGGGGGTGTCGAGAGACAGCGCGGGTACGAGCCTCCGTCTCTGAGAACCTGGAGGGGATTAAGCCCAAAGTTCGtctttttaatttccatcttTTAAACGGATTTTTTTCTGATGCCAGCAGTGGGACCCCAACAGGCACCCCGGCATCTGCGGCAGAGCTAAATCTGAAACGCTCCAGCCTCCCACCCCGCACCTCCACCCTCACTCCCTGAAGCTGGCATGGGGACTTCACCTCCAGACGCGGAGCCAGGCCCCGCCGCACCTTCGAGCCACCTGCAGCCTCCACCTGTGAGACCATGCATGCGTGCACCAATACACATGCATCCACACACATGCTCACGCACCAGAACACACAGACCAGAGCTGTGAGCCTTGCTGGACAGGCCCTCAGCATGGATGCGTGTTATAATGAGATCCAAAAGTTGTTCGTTTTAGGGGAAAAGGTCCTAGTGTTTGGGAGTGTAGCGGCAGGAGTCCCAGGAAACACTTCCCTTGCTTGCAACAGTAAGGACATCGAGGGACTGAGTGACACAGGTGAAGGAACTAAGCAGCACAAGTCGGCAGCTACAAAGCAGTCATGGGGAGGTAAGTGCAGCACGGGGAATGCAGACGGTAATACTGTAACGAGCACATGTGGCGCCAGGTGGGCACAGGAAACACGGCGGGGTCACGTCATGAATTGCACGCATGTCTAACTGCTGTGCTGTAAACCCAAAACTAATGCACAGTAACACTGAACGTAAACGGCACCCGTGCACAGGCACCTCGGGTTTTCCGAGAGAGTGGTTACCGGTGCATCAGTTCCACGGATGAACTGACATCACCCAGTTCTGGTGCCGGCCACTGAGGCCCCCTCCCCTTGTCTCCTGCAGAGgtgactgagagccttgctggggaCGGGGCAGGGACAGTACTCAGATGACGGGAAATGGACTTGGATGCTGCAGAGGCGCTTCAGAGGGAGCAGCGGTGCCCACAGCCACGCCATCCCTGGGAGAGGACTGACAGACCACAGGGCCCTGGTCTGGGTCCCACACGGATGTAATTTCTTGGGCTCACCACACATGCGCCACCATCTCCACCTGTGAAGCAGAGGCTCCTCGCTCTCCGCAGATCCCAGTCTCTGCCAGTGCCCACTGCCTTCCAGGTGCTGTGGGGGCGGCAGCTCAGCCCGGCGGGAGTGGCGTGGGGCCCCATGGACACAGCCCGAAccagcctgctcctcctccctgatCACCCCCTGCTCCTCAGCCCAGGACTCTGCCCAGATGGACAGAGGTCACGGATGTAGAAAGACACTGATGCTGACAACTGCCAGCATGGCTCTGCTGCATGAAGTGGCCCCGGCCAGACCTGAGAAAGTCAACACTGGTACTTTAAGGAAACTTCCAACCagccttcccctcacccccaaccagAAGCTGAGCCCCCTGCACCTGCCACTCCTACCTTGGCTGCCAACTGTGTGGATTAAGAGGGACCACTGACCAGTCACAgcccatctgtctgtcctctccAGCACTGGTTCTGACATTGGGCCTGACATCGCTCAAGTCCAGACAGACGTGGCACCCTGAGTTGGAAGATGCTGCCTCTTCTTCAGATGTCAGGAGACACCCGAGTGCTGAGGCCTGTCAGCCCTCCTCACAGGGAATGTGCTTGTCCAGCCCACCCCCAAGAGCCCACACCAGCCCAGACTCAGGTGTGGGCACCAGGAGGATGGCACTCGGGAAGCACAGAGCACGAGCGTAAGAGGAACTACTGACATCAGAGATGACAGGTGGGGAGAGTGAACCTGTGTGATCTTCCTGACCCACAGGAGCCAGATCCACGGCCTCCCAGAGGCAGGGCGATGCCggctggcctggctgctgtggggTTTTCACTGGAAGGTGAACTGTTTCCCAGCTGGGGATGAGACAGAGCAGGTGCCTGGGCTCCAGAGATCTCTAGGCAGAACCGTAAGACTACAACGCAGCTGGAAAATTCCGGAAAAATCCAGCGATATTGCACGTTGTGGTGGAACGCGTCTACTCACGTGTGCGCGGTGACGGAGGTGAAAACAAACGCGATCACGGCTTGTTGTGTAAAGCCCAGCACGCAGGGTTGTGCGCAGCACGTGACGCGTGGTGGTAAACGGCGGTGTCACTGGTTCCCGCGTGTGCTCTGGTGTGCTCTTACCATCGGTATCTTAGAGCACACGCTTTTTACTCTCATGAAAAAGCTGGCAGCAGCCTCGTACGTCTCGTGTTTGCGTGTCTTTTAACTGCGTTATTTTCTCccgtgcttgatttaatctcggTGGTTTCGCAcgggctgtgcaggctggtggccTCGGAGCACTAGGCTGGACCACGCAGCCGGTGAGTGGTGGGCTGTGCtgcctgggggtgtgggggtgtggggtgcgTGCTGACCTTGGCACAGCGGCACGATCACCTAACCACACGTTTCTCAGAACGTCTCCCCATCAAGCAGCACAGGACTGCACGGTAATTCTTACAGCTGCTCTGTGTTCAAGGTGCAGCCTGACATGGGCTCCATTTTATCTCTGTCACCACATCCAATAAGAACATCTCCCTGTGGCTTTAGTCTCACtccgtggcccacaggccacactcCTGCTGCCCAAGCCTGTGCGCCCATCACAGCCTCGGCCTACGGTGCCTGTGTATCCCTAGGCCCAAGCTCGATCCGTGTCCCCgcagcttccctccctctcaACACTCGGCAGTGCACCCCGGTTCGCGGTTCTCCGATCCACACTTTCTGTCCCTTATCTCCGACCAGAGCACAGGCTTCTCACAGAAACCTGTCTTCTCGGCTGCCTGCCCCTGCACCGTTGCACCTGGAACTGCCCTGTCACGAAGCTCTAAAAATGCGAAGAACAGGCCTGGTCACTACTCAACAACTGAAAATAATGAGACCGTGGATCGCCTTAGGGGAGGGAAGTCATGCTACCGCCAACGTTCTCTGTATTACCTGGATCACTGCCTGCGACATGGGCATCAGAGAGGCCACAGCAGTTCTCTGCCAACCCCTCACTTCACTTCTTATGTGAGCTGATGGCGCCCCGAGAGGAAAGGTGTGCCTGAAAAGTCACACAGTGTAGAAGCCCACGTCCCCTGCTCTCGAGCTTGGCCTTCCCACTGCGCCACGCTGCGGCCCATGGAGCAAGCCCGATTCCCCGCCCTGTGCGCCCACGTGCACCACAACGCACTCGGAGAGCTCACGGTTCTCTTCCTAGACTTACGTCTCTAGCTCACTTTCACTAAGTAACCAAAACCTTAAAATTCTCCACGTTCAAAAGCGCTCCCTGATAAAGGGTGGCCGCCTGTCTCCTCAGAAACCCCAACATCTCCACTGACATGAAATCCACCTGTGTAGCCAGGAATGTCCTTTGTGGAGTCTTATGGCTTCTCTTAAAGACGCTGCTTTTGATTTATGCTGATCACGTCCGGCAGCCAGCATTTCTCTTAATAATGATAAATAAGCGAGACAAGGTCGCCAGACCTGAGAGGAGCGCATCTCGGCCGCCACATCCACTTTGGAGCGGGGTTGACGGCGGCGGCTCCTCGCCGAGGCCCAGTGTCCTCGGCACTCGATACTAAATCCCATCTCTGGCACCTAGCCTGGCGATTCATTGTGCACATTTTCCTTCAATAGCCCGTAAAGGGTCTATGAAAGGAGGGGACACTGGAGCAAGGACATTGCTGGGCCCGTGGTCCACTCTCAGGCAGTTACTTTACAGTTTTTCCTCTGCTCGACTCCCACATAACAACCAGACCAAAAATGCAAGTCTTGAAAAACGAGAAGATACTGACAGAATGAAATGGATTGGTAGATTCGAGCCACTTAAGAGTACGTAAAAGCCTTCTGCAACACGCAAAACACGTGGCCACATGGCACACATCACACAATCAGTAATTGGGATGTTGACGACCAAGACTGGTGTTGGCTcactgagtgtgtgtgggggggaggaaatcatattgggttggtcaaaaagtccgttatttccataaaataaaagacacatttttcattttcaccagtgacATTGATCTGGATACTTCGAgcatgtcggctatctcccgctattggctgctagcaggtggaggccaggggtgctggtgAACATCTCCCAGTACATGGGACGGCCCACAGCACAGCATTATTTGGTCagaatgtcagtagtgccaagaCACTtcgtcagtcacagcaccttctccatgcatcgcacaaatcattttttgcatttcagttgcatttgcacctttcttgaaataatcaagtacaatatgccgaaaatgttgcttattttcttccatcttccatattaaaatggctgcacaaaaattcaccaattttgtcaagtgtttttttttttttaaacgcacCCTGATagaacagctgtcacaatacaatctaacaaaattgttttaaatacagacaactaagtgctaccagCATCGTCCTATGGAAAAGAACAATGGACTTTTGGGCCAGCCCAGTATTTCAGGCCCTGTTGGCTTCTGCGCCACTGGGTCAGGAGGACGGTCACTCTGGCCACTAGCAGAGCAGCCtgggctgggcggggggggggggggggggggggggagcatggAGGAACGGGCAGCCTCATCCCCACAGCTGCTGAGTGCGGAGTAGGCGCTGCTGGCTGCCTGGCCCCGCCTTTCATCGTAAGCCCTATTTGATGCCCAAACCATAGGTCCGTTTTTACAGTGACAACCTCCATGCCATGTCCCCAGCCGAGGCCTGCAGGTGACAGGCTGTGGGGCAAGGAGAGGCCAGGTGTCAATCCCCTGGCCTGGGTGCCCCTTGCCACCCGAACAGCGGGCAGCAGTGGGGTCCCGGCCCTCTGTTGTCCCCGTGCCCAGTGCCTACCTGAATTGGGGCGTTTCTTTGGGGTCTTGAGGCTGCGGCACCTGCCGCCCACGGAGCTGCTGTTCTCGCTCATGGAGTCCTGGGCAGAGGACGCGCTGCCTGTGGCCTCGCTGTCGCGCATCATGCTCTCGtagccgctgctgccgccgctgtGGTAGAACAGCGCCGTCTTGCCCATGGCCGGGGGCAGCTCCCCGCTCAGCACGCTGCTGTTGTCACTGCCGTGGCCGCTGCTGCAGCGATGCGGCTTCCGTGGCGGTGTGACCTTGCTGTAGGGTGATGGCAGCAGGGGTGCAGCCGCTGGCTTGTCATCGGGGCCCCCAACGCGCTCCTCATCAGGCCCGGCCCGCGGCTGCAAGGCCCGGGGCCCTGTGCTGCTCTGGAGCAGCTCAGAGATGCGCCCGTTCACTGCACGCAGTGGCAGCTTGGCGGCCAAGCCCGAGCCCCGGCTCCGGCTCAGTGACTGCGTGGACCAGGACATGTGCTTCCCGCTCGGGGCCGGGGTGGTGCTCTGACCCACTGACTGCGGCAGGGACTTGGTGGAGAAGCTGAGCGTCTTGGTGGTGGAGGTGGACAGGCTGCGCGCTTTGGGACTGGCCAGGAGCAGCTTGCTCACAGCTGAGATCTTGGACTGGCTGGCCTTGGGCGAAGCCCCGGCCGACTGTGGAGTGCCCGGGTTGGTCAGCGAGGCGCCCACACTGCggcccaggctcctccctgcGCGGGGCATGGTGCTGTCCTTGCCGGCGTGCAGCCGGGAGCTCATGGAGGACAGGCTCTCCGCCCGCTCCAGTGAGAGGCATTCGTAGTGGCTGACGGTGGTCCGGCCAAGAGAGCTGGTCCTGTTGGCCAGCTGCTCCAGCTTGGCACTGAAGAGCTTGCTACTGCTGCTGGCGTCCTTCACCTTGCCACTGGGCTCATCCGGGAAGCCAGCCAGGAAGGGCACAGGCTGGTTCAAggggctgctggtgctgctgccgccagcactgtgctgggggctggCCCGGTTCTTCTGGTCCAAGCTGGACTTTCGGACCGGCGGCAGAGGCGGGGTGCCTTTGGGCCGAGCCAGGACACAGTGCTTGGGTGATGCCACCTTCCTCTCCAGGGTTGCCTTGGAGGACTGGCTGCCCGAAGTGGGACTAATGCTGCAGGTCTCGGGGACACAGTGGTAGAAAAGGCCGTCTGGCTCCTCCTGCCGGCTGGCTTTCTGGAAAGCCCTGGGAAGGCTGCTTGACTTCAGGCCTTTGCTGGGAGGCACGGGGGTCTGGGCGGCCCCGCCAGGCAGGGCCGTCTCACAGCCGTCTGCCACCCTCCTGAAGTTGTCGGTCCCCAGGGAGGCAGACACCTCACCACTGCTGCTGCTCAGCCTGTCGCCGGGGCTCGCCTTGCTGTCCTGCTCCTGCTCTGCTGCTGTCTCGGGCTTCTCAGGGCCTGTGGCCATCTCATACCTTGTCCCTTCTTCGCTGGGACACGCATCCTCTTTCTGTACCTCCTCCTCTCGTTTTAGCCACGGGTCCTCAAACGTCATCTCTTTCTTcgctctgctttcctttctctccagggcCGGGGCTGCTTTGGGGTCAGCGGCAGTGGACACCTCAGGCTCCTGGACGTGCTGGGGGCCCATGGCGATGCAGGGGTAAACCGTGATGTTGGTCTTCATGGGGACGTACCCTTCGCAGCTGCTCAGATTGGCCGTATTGGAGATGGTGACCATGGCCTTGCCCAGGGTGGATATCTTGCAGCCTTTGATGGGGGTGGCTTTGTTGAAAGAGTCCTCCCCCATTTCAGACAAGATGAGCAAATTGTCAGGACTGGTCTGGGGCCTCTCTCGGCACACTACGGCGGTGCTCTGGAGGCCGCTGACGAGCTCCGAGGCCGGGGGCTCCGCCATGGCCTCCCCATGCCCAAAACAGGCCTGTGCTATGAAGCTGTGGCACGACTGCTCACCGTCACTGCCCGCGCTCATCTCGCTCAGCCAGGAGCTGATGGAGGACCGCCGGCTGCCCGCCTCCCGGCCCTTCTCATCCAGGTTCAGCTTTGGGAGTGGCAGGAACTGCGTGATGCTGACCTCGGAGACGGGCGCCACGCCAGAGTAGCACTCCAGGTCCTCGCTGATGCTGCCGATGATGCTGACGGGCCGCGAGCCCGAGGCCAGGGCCTGCACGGAGCAGTCGCTGTTGAAGCTGATGATGCTGGTGGGGCGGCCGCTGTCCAGGACCCCGCTGATGGTCAGCTCCTCCACCAGCGTGAACACCAGCTCGTCCTCGCCGTTCAGCTCTAGCGGCTGCTGCACCGTCACGGTCGTGGTGCTCACGAGCTCCTTCTTCGAGTCCGCAGGCGTGGCTGCCTGACTCTCATACTCAGCTGGGGCCTCAGGGAACCCTTCGCTCCCAGCAGACATGGACTTCTTCAAAATCTGGGGGCTCATTCCAACCGGGGGGGTGCGCACCTCAGGCTGCGGCAGAGACTCGCCGGCCACTGTGCCGGGGTCCTTGTTCGAGGGCGGCAGCggggcaggagagggcaggaCGCCTTTCTGGGTGTAGACCTTGCACCTCTGGGCAGGGGAGCTGGCTGGCTTGTACTCAGAGGTCTTGGACAGGCTGGCAACGCCCAGCCGGGGGGAGCCCATGGGCCTGGGCTTGCCCTCCACAAACCCGCAGGAGTTCAGGCTCTCACGGCTGCTCTGGAGGCTGGGGCTCTGCACGAGCTGGGAGGTGGtgtgctggctgctgctgctgctgctgccagggaTGCTCCTGGGTGAGGCTGGGGCATGGTTGCCGGGGAGGGTGGCAGCGGGGACCGGGGAGGGGTTCCTGGGCACCCTGGAGGCCGGGGGGTCAGCGCCTTCTCTGTCAGTTGCCTGGCCGTCTGCCCCATTGTCTTCCTTATCAGACTCACAGAGCAGGGTGGCCCCAGCCGTGGGGCCCAACGGGGGACACTTGCTGGCCTGCTCTGCCCCGAACTGGGCAGGCAGCTCCTCGAACGGAAACGGACTGGGTTCCTCGCTGCCGTCGATGCAGTCCAGCCTCTCCTGCAGCTCGGCGAAGGTGTTGCACTTCAAGCAGTCCCTCTCCGGCTTGCGGGCCACGGCCTCTCCGGCCTCCATGGGCCGGCTGTCACCCCTGCTCTTCTGCAGGGCTGGCACAATGGGGACAAAGTCGGGGGGGCCCTCGTT contains:
- the KIF26B gene encoding kinesin-like protein KIF26B isoform X3 encodes the protein MTEAGREGLSEAALNRYNADKPSASSVPASQGSCVAAETSTGTSVAASFFARAAQKLNLSSKKKKHRPSTSVAESPLFATSFSGILQISPPPAPPCLLRAVNKVKDTPGLGKVKVMLRICSTLARDTSESSSFLKVDPRKKQITLYDPLACGGQNVFQKRGNQVPPKMFAFDAVFPQDASQAEVCAGTVAEVIQSVVNGADGCVFCFGHAKLGKSYTMIGKDDSMQNLGIIPCAISWLFKLINERKEKTGARFSVRISAVEVWGKEENLRDLLSEVATGSLQDGQSPGVYLCEDPICGTQLQNQSELRAPTAEKAAFFLDAAIASRRGNQQDCDEEDHRNSHMLFTLHIYQYRMEKSGKGGMSGGRSRLHLIDLGSCVKALSKNREGGPGLCLSLSALGNVILALVNGSKHIPYKESKLTMLLRESLGNVNCRTTMIAHVSAAAGSYAETLSTVQIASRVLRMKKKKTKYTSSSSGGESSCEEGRMRRPTQLRPFHARAAVDPDFAVPHLSSDPDYSSSSEQSCDTVIYIGPNGAALSDKELTDNEGPPDFVPIVPALQKSRGDSRPMEAGEAVARKPERDCLKCNTFAELQERLDCIDGSEEPSPFPFEELPAQFGAEQASKCPPLGPTAGATLLCESDKEDNGADGQATDREGADPPASRVPRNPSPVPAATLPGNHAPASPRSIPGSSSSSSQHTTSQLVQSPSLQSSRESLNSCGFVEGKPRPMGSPRLGVASLSKTSEYKPASSPAQRCKVYTQKGVLPSPAPLPPSNKDPGTVAGESLPQPEVRTPPVGMSPQILKKSMSAGSEGFPEAPAEYESQAATPADSKKELVSTTTVTVQQPLELNGEDELVFTLVEELTISGVLDSGRPTSIISFNSDCSVQALASGSRPVSIIGSISEDLECYSGVAPVSEVSITQFLPLPKLNLDEKGREAGSRRSSISSWLSEMSAGSDGEQSCHSFIAQACFGHGEAMAEPPASELVSGLQSTAVVCRERPQTSPDNLLILSEMGEDSFNKATPIKGCKISTLGKAMVTISNTANLSSCEGYVPMKTNITVYPCIAMGPQHVQEPEVSTAADPKAAPALERKESRAKKEMTFEDPWLKREEEVQKEDACPSEEGTRYEMATGPEKPETAAEQEQDSKASPGDRLSSSSGEVSASLGTDNFRRVADGCETALPGGAAQTPVPPSKGLKSSSLPRAFQKASRQEEPDGLFYHCVPETCSISPTSGSQSSKATLERKVASPKHCVLARPKGTPPLPPVRKSSLDQKNRASPQHSAGGSSTSSPLNQPVPFLAGFPDEPSGKVKDASSSSKLFSAKLEQLANRTSSLGRTTVSHYECLSLERAESLSSMSSRLHAGKDSTMPRAGRSLGRSVGASLTNPGTPQSAGASPKASQSKISAVSKLLLASPKARSLSTSTTKTLSFSTKSLPQSVGQSTTPAPSGKHMSWSTQSLSRSRGSGLAAKLPLRAVNGRISELLQSSTGPRALQPRAGPDEERVGGPDDKPAAAPLLPSPYSKVTPPRKPHRCSSGHGSDNSSVLSGELPPAMGKTALFYHSGGSSGYESMMRDSEATGSASSAQDSMSENSSSVGGRCRSLKTPKKRPNSGSQRRRLVPALSLDTPSPVRKPTGSASVRWVDGPLRSTQRGLGEPFEIKVYEIDDVERLQRRRGGSSKEVMCFNAKLKILEHRQQRIAEVRAKYEWLMKELETTKQYLMLDPNKWLSEFDLEQVWELDSLEYLEALECVTERLESRVNFCKAHLMMITCFDITSRRR